One Salvelinus namaycush isolate Seneca chromosome 29, SaNama_1.0, whole genome shotgun sequence genomic region harbors:
- the LOC120024613 gene encoding serine/threonine-protein phosphatase 4 regulatory subunit 3 isoform X2 yields MTDTRRRVKVYTLNEDRQWDDRGTGHVSSGYVERLKGMSLLVRAESDGESGSLLLESKINPNTAYQKQQDTLIVWSEAENYDLALSFQEKAGCDEIWEKICQVQGKDPSVDITQELVDESEEERFDDMSSPGLELPPCELGRLEELAELVASSLPSPLRREKLALAVENEGYIRKLLELFRQCEDLENADGLHHLYEIVKGIFLLNRTALFEVMFSEECIMDVIGCLEHDPVLGAAPRRHRDFLTKTARFKEVIPIGDPELRAKIHQTYRVQYIQDMVLPTPSVFEENMLSTLHSFIFFNKVEIVGMLQDDEKFLTDLFAQLTDEATDDDKRYELVNFLKEFCAFSQTLQPQNREAFFKTLSNMGILPALEVVLGMDDVQVRGAATDIFSYLVEYNPSMVREFVMQESQQNDDDILLINLIIEHMICDTDPELGGAVQLMGLLRTLVDPENMLATANKTEKTEFLSFFYKHCMHILSAPLLANTTDDKLSKDDFQTSQLLALILELLTFCVEHHTYHIKNYIINKDVLRRVLVLTASQHAFLALCALRFMRRIIGLKDEFYNRYIIRNFLFEPVVKAFLNNGARYNLMNSAIIEMFEYVRVDVKSLTAHIVENYWKALEDVNYVQTFKGLKLRYEQQRERQDNPKLDSMRSILRNHRFRRDARTLDDDEEMWFNADEDELEDGEAVVPPSDNKTTKTSGGAGENEDLMDPISKFMERKKLKDSDEKEVLGKSSSLSGRQSPSFKLSFSGSTTKTSLSSPPPSASLHPGSPGSPGSPGSGAKGSPPTAVTTKGGLVGLVDYPDDDEEDEEDVSGESKEETPPLSKKSKLSS; encoded by the exons ATGACGGACACCCGCCGCCGAGTCAAAGTTTATACGCTCAACGAGGACAGACAATGGGACGACCGCGGCACCGGACACGTCTCCTCGGGCTATGTAGAGCGGCTGAAAGGCATGTCTCTGCTGGTGCGAGCGGAGAGCGATGGTGAGTCAG GTTCCCTACTGCTGGAGTCGAAGATAAACCCAAACACAGCCTACCAGAAACAACAG GACACGTTGATAGTATGGTCGGAGGCTGAGAACTATGACCTGGCCCTCAGCTTCCAGGAGAAGGCCGGCTGTGATGAGATCTGGGAGAAAATCTGTCAG GTCCAGGGCAAGGACCCGTCGGTGGACATCACCCAAGAGCTGGTGGACGAGTCGGAGGAGGAGCGCTTCGACGACATGTCCTCCCCGGGGCTCGAGCTCCCACCCTGCGAGCTGGGCCGCCTCGAGGAGCTCGCAGAACTTGtggcctcctccctcccctcgcCCTTACGCCGTGAGAAACTGGCCCTGGCTGTGGAGAACGAGGGCTACATCCGCAAGCTCCTGGAGCTCTTCCGCCAGTGCGAGGACCTGGAGAACGCCGACGGCCTCCACCACCTCTACGAGATCGTCAAGGGCATTTTCCTGCTGAACCGCACGGCCCTGTTCGAGGTCATGTTCTCAGAGGAGTGCATCATGGACGTGATTGGCTGCCTGGAGCACGACCCGGTGCTGGGGGCTGCGCCGCGGCGCCACCGTGACTTCCTCACCAAGACTGCCCGCTTCAAGGAGGTGATCCCCATCGGCGACCCCGAGTTGCGTGCCAAGATCCACCAAACGTACCGGGTGCAGTACATCCAGGACATGGTGCTGCCCACGCCGTCGGTGTTCGAGGAGAACATGCTCTCCACGTTGCACTCGTTCATCTTCTTCAACAAGGTGGAGATCGTGGGCATGCTGCAG GACGATGAGAAGTTCCTGACAGACCTCTTTGCACAGCTCACAGACGAGGCCACCGACGACGACAAGCGATACGAACTG GTAAACTTCCTAAAGGAGTTCTGCGCCTTCTCCCAAACGTTACAACCTCAAAACAGAGAAGCCTTCTTCAAGACACTGTCGAACATGGGCATTCTCCCTGCACTAGAGGTGGTACTG GGGATGGATGATGTGCAGGTGCGTGGCGCGGCCACTGATATCTTCTCCTATCTGGTGGAGTACAACCCCTCTATGGTACGAGAGTTTGTCATGCAGGAGTCCCAGCAGAACGACGAC GACATTCTGCTGATCAACCTGATCATCGAGCACATGATCTGTGACACTGACCCCGAGCTGGGCGGCGCCGTGCAGCTGATGGGCCTGCTGCGCACCCTGGTGGACCCTGAGAACATGCTGGCTACCGCCAAC AAAACGGAGAAGACTGAGTTCCTCAGCTTCTTCTACAAGCACTGCATGCacatcctctctgctcctctactGGCCAACACCACAGACGACAAACTCAGCAAAG ATGACTTCCAGACGTCTCAGCTGCTGGCTCTGATCCTGGAGCTGCTGACGTTCTGCGTGGAGCACCACACCTATCACATCAAGAACTACATCATCAACAAGGACGTGTTACGCCGGGTCCTGGTGCTCACCGCCTCGCAGCACGCCTTCCTGGCCCTTT GCGCGCTGCGCTTCATGCGGCGGATCATTGGTCTGAAGGACGAGTTTTACAACCGCTACATCATAAGGAACTTCCTGTTTGAGCCCGTGGTCAAGGCCTTTCTCAACAACGGCGCACGCTACAACCTCATGAACTCAGCCATCATAGAGATGTTTGAGTATGTCCGCGTG GATGTAAAGTCCCTGACGGCCCACATAGTGGAGAACTACTGGAAGGCTCTGGAGGACGTGAACTATGTGCAGACCTTTAAAGGACTGAAGCTGCGCTacgaacagcagagggagagGCAGGACAACCCCAAACTGGACAG CATGAGGTCGATCCTGAGGAACCACAGGTTCCGCCGGGACGCGCGGACGTTGGATGATGACGAGGAGATGTGGTTCAACGCGGACGAGGACGAGCTGGAGGACGGCGAGGCGGTGGTGCCCCCCTCAGACAACAAGACCACCAAGACTAGTGGCGGCGCCGGCGAGAACGAAGACCTCATGGACCCCATCAGCAAGTTCATGGAGAGGAAGAAAC TGAAAGACTCAGACGAAAAGGAAGTCCTGGGCAAGTCCAGTAGTCTGTCGGGCCGCCAAAGCCCCAGCTTCAAGCTGTCCTTCTCCGGCTCCACTACCAAGACCAGCCTGTCCAGCCCGCCTCCCTCCGCCTCTTTGCACcccggctcgccaggctccccAGGATCGCCAGGGTCAGGGGCCAAGGGCTCGCCCCCGACAGCAGTCACCACAAAG ggaggtCTGGTGGGGCTGGTGGACTACCCCGACGACGACGAGGAAGACGAAGAGGACGTGAGCGGCGAGAGTAAAGAGGAGACTCCTCCCCTGTCCAAGAAGTCCAAGCTGAGCtcctaa
- the LOC120024613 gene encoding serine/threonine-protein phosphatase 4 regulatory subunit 3 isoform X4: MTDTRRRVKVYTLNEDRQWDDRGTGHVSSGYVERLKGMSLLVRAESDGESGSLLLESKINPNTAYQKQQDTLIVWSEAENYDLALSFQEKAGCDEIWEKICQVQGKDPSVDITQELVDESEEERFDDMSSPGLELPPCELGRLEELAELVASSLPSPLRREKLALAVENEGYIRKLLELFRQCEDLENADGLHHLYEIVKGIFLLNRTALFEVMFSEECIMDVIGCLEHDPVLGAAPRRHRDFLTKTARFKEVIPIGDPELRAKIHQTYRVQYIQDMVLPTPSVFEENMLSTLHSFIFFNKVEIVGMLQDDEKFLTDLFAQLTDEATDDDKRYELVNFLKEFCAFSQTLQPQNREAFFKTLSNMGILPALEGMDDVQVRGAATDIFSYLVEYNPSMVREFVMQESQQNDDDILLINLIIEHMICDTDPELGGAVQLMGLLRTLVDPENMLATANKTEKTEFLSFFYKHCMHILSAPLLANTTDDKLSKDDFQTSQLLALILELLTFCVEHHTYHIKNYIINKDVLRRVLVLTASQHAFLALCALRFMRRIIGLKDEFYNRYIIRNFLFEPVVKAFLNNGARYNLMNSAIIEMFEYVRVEDVKSLTAHIVENYWKALEDVNYVQTFKGLKLRYEQQRERQDNPKLDSMRSILRNHRFRRDARTLDDDEEMWFNADEDELEDGEAVVPPSDNKTTKTSGGAGENEDLMDPISKFMERKKLKDSDEKEVLGKSSSLSGRQSPSFKLSFSGSTTKTSLSSPPPSASLHPGSPGSPGSPGSGAKGSPPTAVTTKGGLVGLVDYPDDDEEDEEDVSGESKEETPPLSKKSKLSS; encoded by the exons ATGACGGACACCCGCCGCCGAGTCAAAGTTTATACGCTCAACGAGGACAGACAATGGGACGACCGCGGCACCGGACACGTCTCCTCGGGCTATGTAGAGCGGCTGAAAGGCATGTCTCTGCTGGTGCGAGCGGAGAGCGATGGTGAGTCAG GTTCCCTACTGCTGGAGTCGAAGATAAACCCAAACACAGCCTACCAGAAACAACAG GACACGTTGATAGTATGGTCGGAGGCTGAGAACTATGACCTGGCCCTCAGCTTCCAGGAGAAGGCCGGCTGTGATGAGATCTGGGAGAAAATCTGTCAG GTCCAGGGCAAGGACCCGTCGGTGGACATCACCCAAGAGCTGGTGGACGAGTCGGAGGAGGAGCGCTTCGACGACATGTCCTCCCCGGGGCTCGAGCTCCCACCCTGCGAGCTGGGCCGCCTCGAGGAGCTCGCAGAACTTGtggcctcctccctcccctcgcCCTTACGCCGTGAGAAACTGGCCCTGGCTGTGGAGAACGAGGGCTACATCCGCAAGCTCCTGGAGCTCTTCCGCCAGTGCGAGGACCTGGAGAACGCCGACGGCCTCCACCACCTCTACGAGATCGTCAAGGGCATTTTCCTGCTGAACCGCACGGCCCTGTTCGAGGTCATGTTCTCAGAGGAGTGCATCATGGACGTGATTGGCTGCCTGGAGCACGACCCGGTGCTGGGGGCTGCGCCGCGGCGCCACCGTGACTTCCTCACCAAGACTGCCCGCTTCAAGGAGGTGATCCCCATCGGCGACCCCGAGTTGCGTGCCAAGATCCACCAAACGTACCGGGTGCAGTACATCCAGGACATGGTGCTGCCCACGCCGTCGGTGTTCGAGGAGAACATGCTCTCCACGTTGCACTCGTTCATCTTCTTCAACAAGGTGGAGATCGTGGGCATGCTGCAG GACGATGAGAAGTTCCTGACAGACCTCTTTGCACAGCTCACAGACGAGGCCACCGACGACGACAAGCGATACGAACTG GTAAACTTCCTAAAGGAGTTCTGCGCCTTCTCCCAAACGTTACAACCTCAAAACAGAGAAGCCTTCTTCAAGACACTGTCGAACATGGGCATTCTCCCTGCACTAGAG GGGATGGATGATGTGCAGGTGCGTGGCGCGGCCACTGATATCTTCTCCTATCTGGTGGAGTACAACCCCTCTATGGTACGAGAGTTTGTCATGCAGGAGTCCCAGCAGAACGACGAC GACATTCTGCTGATCAACCTGATCATCGAGCACATGATCTGTGACACTGACCCCGAGCTGGGCGGCGCCGTGCAGCTGATGGGCCTGCTGCGCACCCTGGTGGACCCTGAGAACATGCTGGCTACCGCCAAC AAAACGGAGAAGACTGAGTTCCTCAGCTTCTTCTACAAGCACTGCATGCacatcctctctgctcctctactGGCCAACACCACAGACGACAAACTCAGCAAAG ATGACTTCCAGACGTCTCAGCTGCTGGCTCTGATCCTGGAGCTGCTGACGTTCTGCGTGGAGCACCACACCTATCACATCAAGAACTACATCATCAACAAGGACGTGTTACGCCGGGTCCTGGTGCTCACCGCCTCGCAGCACGCCTTCCTGGCCCTTT GCGCGCTGCGCTTCATGCGGCGGATCATTGGTCTGAAGGACGAGTTTTACAACCGCTACATCATAAGGAACTTCCTGTTTGAGCCCGTGGTCAAGGCCTTTCTCAACAACGGCGCACGCTACAACCTCATGAACTCAGCCATCATAGAGATGTTTGAGTATGTCCGCGTG GAGGATGTAAAGTCCCTGACGGCCCACATAGTGGAGAACTACTGGAAGGCTCTGGAGGACGTGAACTATGTGCAGACCTTTAAAGGACTGAAGCTGCGCTacgaacagcagagggagagGCAGGACAACCCCAAACTGGACAG CATGAGGTCGATCCTGAGGAACCACAGGTTCCGCCGGGACGCGCGGACGTTGGATGATGACGAGGAGATGTGGTTCAACGCGGACGAGGACGAGCTGGAGGACGGCGAGGCGGTGGTGCCCCCCTCAGACAACAAGACCACCAAGACTAGTGGCGGCGCCGGCGAGAACGAAGACCTCATGGACCCCATCAGCAAGTTCATGGAGAGGAAGAAAC TGAAAGACTCAGACGAAAAGGAAGTCCTGGGCAAGTCCAGTAGTCTGTCGGGCCGCCAAAGCCCCAGCTTCAAGCTGTCCTTCTCCGGCTCCACTACCAAGACCAGCCTGTCCAGCCCGCCTCCCTCCGCCTCTTTGCACcccggctcgccaggctccccAGGATCGCCAGGGTCAGGGGCCAAGGGCTCGCCCCCGACAGCAGTCACCACAAAG ggaggtCTGGTGGGGCTGGTGGACTACCCCGACGACGACGAGGAAGACGAAGAGGACGTGAGCGGCGAGAGTAAAGAGGAGACTCCTCCCCTGTCCAAGAAGTCCAAGCTGAGCtcctaa
- the LOC120024613 gene encoding serine/threonine-protein phosphatase 4 regulatory subunit 3 isoform X3, translated as MTDTRRRVKVYTLNEDRQWDDRGTGHVSSGYVERLKGMSLLVRAESDGSLLLESKINPNTAYQKQQDTLIVWSEAENYDLALSFQEKAGCDEIWEKICQVQGKDPSVDITQELVDESEEERFDDMSSPGLELPPCELGRLEELAELVASSLPSPLRREKLALAVENEGYIRKLLELFRQCEDLENADGLHHLYEIVKGIFLLNRTALFEVMFSEECIMDVIGCLEHDPVLGAAPRRHRDFLTKTARFKEVIPIGDPELRAKIHQTYRVQYIQDMVLPTPSVFEENMLSTLHSFIFFNKVEIVGMLQDDEKFLTDLFAQLTDEATDDDKRYELVNFLKEFCAFSQTLQPQNREAFFKTLSNMGILPALEVVLGMDDVQVRGAATDIFSYLVEYNPSMVREFVMQESQQNDDDILLINLIIEHMICDTDPELGGAVQLMGLLRTLVDPENMLATANKTEKTEFLSFFYKHCMHILSAPLLANTTDDKLSKDDFQTSQLLALILELLTFCVEHHTYHIKNYIINKDVLRRVLVLTASQHAFLALCALRFMRRIIGLKDEFYNRYIIRNFLFEPVVKAFLNNGARYNLMNSAIIEMFEYVRVEDVKSLTAHIVENYWKALEDVNYVQTFKGLKLRYEQQRERQDNPKLDSMRSILRNHRFRRDARTLDDDEEMWFNADEDELEDGEAVVPPSDNKTTKTSGGAGENEDLMDPISKFMERKKLKDSDEKEVLGKSSSLSGRQSPSFKLSFSGSTTKTSLSSPPPSASLHPGSPGSPGSPGSGAKGSPPTAVTTKGGLVGLVDYPDDDEEDEEDVSGESKEETPPLSKKSKLSS; from the exons ATGACGGACACCCGCCGCCGAGTCAAAGTTTATACGCTCAACGAGGACAGACAATGGGACGACCGCGGCACCGGACACGTCTCCTCGGGCTATGTAGAGCGGCTGAAAGGCATGTCTCTGCTGGTGCGAGCGGAGAGCGATG GTTCCCTACTGCTGGAGTCGAAGATAAACCCAAACACAGCCTACCAGAAACAACAG GACACGTTGATAGTATGGTCGGAGGCTGAGAACTATGACCTGGCCCTCAGCTTCCAGGAGAAGGCCGGCTGTGATGAGATCTGGGAGAAAATCTGTCAG GTCCAGGGCAAGGACCCGTCGGTGGACATCACCCAAGAGCTGGTGGACGAGTCGGAGGAGGAGCGCTTCGACGACATGTCCTCCCCGGGGCTCGAGCTCCCACCCTGCGAGCTGGGCCGCCTCGAGGAGCTCGCAGAACTTGtggcctcctccctcccctcgcCCTTACGCCGTGAGAAACTGGCCCTGGCTGTGGAGAACGAGGGCTACATCCGCAAGCTCCTGGAGCTCTTCCGCCAGTGCGAGGACCTGGAGAACGCCGACGGCCTCCACCACCTCTACGAGATCGTCAAGGGCATTTTCCTGCTGAACCGCACGGCCCTGTTCGAGGTCATGTTCTCAGAGGAGTGCATCATGGACGTGATTGGCTGCCTGGAGCACGACCCGGTGCTGGGGGCTGCGCCGCGGCGCCACCGTGACTTCCTCACCAAGACTGCCCGCTTCAAGGAGGTGATCCCCATCGGCGACCCCGAGTTGCGTGCCAAGATCCACCAAACGTACCGGGTGCAGTACATCCAGGACATGGTGCTGCCCACGCCGTCGGTGTTCGAGGAGAACATGCTCTCCACGTTGCACTCGTTCATCTTCTTCAACAAGGTGGAGATCGTGGGCATGCTGCAG GACGATGAGAAGTTCCTGACAGACCTCTTTGCACAGCTCACAGACGAGGCCACCGACGACGACAAGCGATACGAACTG GTAAACTTCCTAAAGGAGTTCTGCGCCTTCTCCCAAACGTTACAACCTCAAAACAGAGAAGCCTTCTTCAAGACACTGTCGAACATGGGCATTCTCCCTGCACTAGAGGTGGTACTG GGGATGGATGATGTGCAGGTGCGTGGCGCGGCCACTGATATCTTCTCCTATCTGGTGGAGTACAACCCCTCTATGGTACGAGAGTTTGTCATGCAGGAGTCCCAGCAGAACGACGAC GACATTCTGCTGATCAACCTGATCATCGAGCACATGATCTGTGACACTGACCCCGAGCTGGGCGGCGCCGTGCAGCTGATGGGCCTGCTGCGCACCCTGGTGGACCCTGAGAACATGCTGGCTACCGCCAAC AAAACGGAGAAGACTGAGTTCCTCAGCTTCTTCTACAAGCACTGCATGCacatcctctctgctcctctactGGCCAACACCACAGACGACAAACTCAGCAAAG ATGACTTCCAGACGTCTCAGCTGCTGGCTCTGATCCTGGAGCTGCTGACGTTCTGCGTGGAGCACCACACCTATCACATCAAGAACTACATCATCAACAAGGACGTGTTACGCCGGGTCCTGGTGCTCACCGCCTCGCAGCACGCCTTCCTGGCCCTTT GCGCGCTGCGCTTCATGCGGCGGATCATTGGTCTGAAGGACGAGTTTTACAACCGCTACATCATAAGGAACTTCCTGTTTGAGCCCGTGGTCAAGGCCTTTCTCAACAACGGCGCACGCTACAACCTCATGAACTCAGCCATCATAGAGATGTTTGAGTATGTCCGCGTG GAGGATGTAAAGTCCCTGACGGCCCACATAGTGGAGAACTACTGGAAGGCTCTGGAGGACGTGAACTATGTGCAGACCTTTAAAGGACTGAAGCTGCGCTacgaacagcagagggagagGCAGGACAACCCCAAACTGGACAG CATGAGGTCGATCCTGAGGAACCACAGGTTCCGCCGGGACGCGCGGACGTTGGATGATGACGAGGAGATGTGGTTCAACGCGGACGAGGACGAGCTGGAGGACGGCGAGGCGGTGGTGCCCCCCTCAGACAACAAGACCACCAAGACTAGTGGCGGCGCCGGCGAGAACGAAGACCTCATGGACCCCATCAGCAAGTTCATGGAGAGGAAGAAAC TGAAAGACTCAGACGAAAAGGAAGTCCTGGGCAAGTCCAGTAGTCTGTCGGGCCGCCAAAGCCCCAGCTTCAAGCTGTCCTTCTCCGGCTCCACTACCAAGACCAGCCTGTCCAGCCCGCCTCCCTCCGCCTCTTTGCACcccggctcgccaggctccccAGGATCGCCAGGGTCAGGGGCCAAGGGCTCGCCCCCGACAGCAGTCACCACAAAG ggaggtCTGGTGGGGCTGGTGGACTACCCCGACGACGACGAGGAAGACGAAGAGGACGTGAGCGGCGAGAGTAAAGAGGAGACTCCTCCCCTGTCCAAGAAGTCCAAGCTGAGCtcctaa
- the LOC120024613 gene encoding serine/threonine-protein phosphatase 4 regulatory subunit 3 isoform X1: MTDTRRRVKVYTLNEDRQWDDRGTGHVSSGYVERLKGMSLLVRAESDGESGSLLLESKINPNTAYQKQQDTLIVWSEAENYDLALSFQEKAGCDEIWEKICQVQGKDPSVDITQELVDESEEERFDDMSSPGLELPPCELGRLEELAELVASSLPSPLRREKLALAVENEGYIRKLLELFRQCEDLENADGLHHLYEIVKGIFLLNRTALFEVMFSEECIMDVIGCLEHDPVLGAAPRRHRDFLTKTARFKEVIPIGDPELRAKIHQTYRVQYIQDMVLPTPSVFEENMLSTLHSFIFFNKVEIVGMLQDDEKFLTDLFAQLTDEATDDDKRYELVNFLKEFCAFSQTLQPQNREAFFKTLSNMGILPALEVVLGMDDVQVRGAATDIFSYLVEYNPSMVREFVMQESQQNDDDILLINLIIEHMICDTDPELGGAVQLMGLLRTLVDPENMLATANKTEKTEFLSFFYKHCMHILSAPLLANTTDDKLSKDDFQTSQLLALILELLTFCVEHHTYHIKNYIINKDVLRRVLVLTASQHAFLALCALRFMRRIIGLKDEFYNRYIIRNFLFEPVVKAFLNNGARYNLMNSAIIEMFEYVRVEDVKSLTAHIVENYWKALEDVNYVQTFKGLKLRYEQQRERQDNPKLDSMRSILRNHRFRRDARTLDDDEEMWFNADEDELEDGEAVVPPSDNKTTKTSGGAGENEDLMDPISKFMERKKLKDSDEKEVLGKSSSLSGRQSPSFKLSFSGSTTKTSLSSPPPSASLHPGSPGSPGSPGSGAKGSPPTAVTTKGGLVGLVDYPDDDEEDEEDVSGESKEETPPLSKKSKLSS; the protein is encoded by the exons ATGACGGACACCCGCCGCCGAGTCAAAGTTTATACGCTCAACGAGGACAGACAATGGGACGACCGCGGCACCGGACACGTCTCCTCGGGCTATGTAGAGCGGCTGAAAGGCATGTCTCTGCTGGTGCGAGCGGAGAGCGATGGTGAGTCAG GTTCCCTACTGCTGGAGTCGAAGATAAACCCAAACACAGCCTACCAGAAACAACAG GACACGTTGATAGTATGGTCGGAGGCTGAGAACTATGACCTGGCCCTCAGCTTCCAGGAGAAGGCCGGCTGTGATGAGATCTGGGAGAAAATCTGTCAG GTCCAGGGCAAGGACCCGTCGGTGGACATCACCCAAGAGCTGGTGGACGAGTCGGAGGAGGAGCGCTTCGACGACATGTCCTCCCCGGGGCTCGAGCTCCCACCCTGCGAGCTGGGCCGCCTCGAGGAGCTCGCAGAACTTGtggcctcctccctcccctcgcCCTTACGCCGTGAGAAACTGGCCCTGGCTGTGGAGAACGAGGGCTACATCCGCAAGCTCCTGGAGCTCTTCCGCCAGTGCGAGGACCTGGAGAACGCCGACGGCCTCCACCACCTCTACGAGATCGTCAAGGGCATTTTCCTGCTGAACCGCACGGCCCTGTTCGAGGTCATGTTCTCAGAGGAGTGCATCATGGACGTGATTGGCTGCCTGGAGCACGACCCGGTGCTGGGGGCTGCGCCGCGGCGCCACCGTGACTTCCTCACCAAGACTGCCCGCTTCAAGGAGGTGATCCCCATCGGCGACCCCGAGTTGCGTGCCAAGATCCACCAAACGTACCGGGTGCAGTACATCCAGGACATGGTGCTGCCCACGCCGTCGGTGTTCGAGGAGAACATGCTCTCCACGTTGCACTCGTTCATCTTCTTCAACAAGGTGGAGATCGTGGGCATGCTGCAG GACGATGAGAAGTTCCTGACAGACCTCTTTGCACAGCTCACAGACGAGGCCACCGACGACGACAAGCGATACGAACTG GTAAACTTCCTAAAGGAGTTCTGCGCCTTCTCCCAAACGTTACAACCTCAAAACAGAGAAGCCTTCTTCAAGACACTGTCGAACATGGGCATTCTCCCTGCACTAGAGGTGGTACTG GGGATGGATGATGTGCAGGTGCGTGGCGCGGCCACTGATATCTTCTCCTATCTGGTGGAGTACAACCCCTCTATGGTACGAGAGTTTGTCATGCAGGAGTCCCAGCAGAACGACGAC GACATTCTGCTGATCAACCTGATCATCGAGCACATGATCTGTGACACTGACCCCGAGCTGGGCGGCGCCGTGCAGCTGATGGGCCTGCTGCGCACCCTGGTGGACCCTGAGAACATGCTGGCTACCGCCAAC AAAACGGAGAAGACTGAGTTCCTCAGCTTCTTCTACAAGCACTGCATGCacatcctctctgctcctctactGGCCAACACCACAGACGACAAACTCAGCAAAG ATGACTTCCAGACGTCTCAGCTGCTGGCTCTGATCCTGGAGCTGCTGACGTTCTGCGTGGAGCACCACACCTATCACATCAAGAACTACATCATCAACAAGGACGTGTTACGCCGGGTCCTGGTGCTCACCGCCTCGCAGCACGCCTTCCTGGCCCTTT GCGCGCTGCGCTTCATGCGGCGGATCATTGGTCTGAAGGACGAGTTTTACAACCGCTACATCATAAGGAACTTCCTGTTTGAGCCCGTGGTCAAGGCCTTTCTCAACAACGGCGCACGCTACAACCTCATGAACTCAGCCATCATAGAGATGTTTGAGTATGTCCGCGTG GAGGATGTAAAGTCCCTGACGGCCCACATAGTGGAGAACTACTGGAAGGCTCTGGAGGACGTGAACTATGTGCAGACCTTTAAAGGACTGAAGCTGCGCTacgaacagcagagggagagGCAGGACAACCCCAAACTGGACAG CATGAGGTCGATCCTGAGGAACCACAGGTTCCGCCGGGACGCGCGGACGTTGGATGATGACGAGGAGATGTGGTTCAACGCGGACGAGGACGAGCTGGAGGACGGCGAGGCGGTGGTGCCCCCCTCAGACAACAAGACCACCAAGACTAGTGGCGGCGCCGGCGAGAACGAAGACCTCATGGACCCCATCAGCAAGTTCATGGAGAGGAAGAAAC TGAAAGACTCAGACGAAAAGGAAGTCCTGGGCAAGTCCAGTAGTCTGTCGGGCCGCCAAAGCCCCAGCTTCAAGCTGTCCTTCTCCGGCTCCACTACCAAGACCAGCCTGTCCAGCCCGCCTCCCTCCGCCTCTTTGCACcccggctcgccaggctccccAGGATCGCCAGGGTCAGGGGCCAAGGGCTCGCCCCCGACAGCAGTCACCACAAAG ggaggtCTGGTGGGGCTGGTGGACTACCCCGACGACGACGAGGAAGACGAAGAGGACGTGAGCGGCGAGAGTAAAGAGGAGACTCCTCCCCTGTCCAAGAAGTCCAAGCTGAGCtcctaa